The DNA region GCGGCAACGAAGCGTCCATGAAGTACTTCGCCATGGGCGCCACGGCCAGCGCCGTACTGCTCTTCGGCATCGCTCTGATCTATGCCGGCTCCGGCACGTTGGACATCGCCGCGAGCCTGGGGCAACCGGAAGGCGCGGCCACTGTGCTGCTCGGCCTGGGCATGGTCATCGCCGGGCTGGCCTTCAAGCTTTCCATCGCGCCGTTCCATCTCTGGGCGCCGGACGTGTACCGTGGCGCGCCCGCTCCGGTCGCCGCGCTGCTGACGTCGAGCGTCAAGGCCGCCGCCGCGGCCGGGCTGCTCCGTATCGCCCTGGCCATGAGCCCGCCTCTGGTCATGGACCCGCCGCTCTGGCCGGCCACCGTGCCCATGCTCTGGGCCCTGGCCGCCCTGACCATGCTGGCTGCCAACCTGGCCGCCCTGGTCCAGACAAGCGTCAAGCGCATGCTCGGTTTCTCGTCGGCCGCGCACATGGGCTACATGCTCATGGGCATTCTCTGCGTACGCGAGGCCGGCCCGGGACCGGTGATGTACTACGCCGCGGCTCTGGCGGTGATGGATCTCGGGGCGTTCGGCGCGCTGACGCTGCTCGACTCGCAGAAGGACGTTGCTGTCGATTCTCTGGATTCTCTGCACGGCCTGGGCCGGGCGCGGCCATGGGCCGCCGCCTTGCTGGCCATCAGCCTGGCCGCACTTGCCGGCCTGCCGCCCACAGCCGGATTCACCGGCAAGCTGCTGCTCTTCCGCGCCACGCTCGTGGGGGGCTACGACTGGCTGGCCTTCATCGGCATCGCCGGCGCTGCCGTATCCGTGTTCTACTACCTCCGCGCCCTCGCCGCCCTGTACATCGAAGACACGCAAACGCGCTACAATGCCGAGCGGCTCATCGTCTCCAGCGGCGTCGCCGTCTTCCTGGTCATGGTCGCGTTGATTGGCCTCGGCCTGCTGCCCTCGCCTGTTCTGCACGCCGCCACACTGCTGCTGCATCCCTAGCTCTTCGGAGCTCTCCTTCCTGGCCTGCAACGGTTTTTCCTGCTCGTCCCGCTAGCATTGCATCGAAAAGGAGCGCGGATTTCCGCGCCCTGCGTACCGCTCTGCTTTTGTTCTTCTGATTCGAGCTGTTGCCGTTTGTTTAGGTATTTTACGGGAAGGCGTGCATTTTTCTTGACTGGTTTCGAACAGATCGAGTAATAGTTAAACTAAACTTAGTTAAATTAAATATCTTACTGAAATAGCGTTGATGTCGCTGTCTTGGGAATGACGTAATGGAACTAATTTTAGTAATTATGCTGTGGGTTTTCATGGGAGCGCATGGTTCCGATGCCTAAAAAACCACCAGTCCCCGAGTTCCTGCCCCGCTACAACGAGCGGCGGGTGCTCCAGGTAGTCCGCCGTATGGGCGAAGCCTCCAAGGCGGATCTTGCGAGGCAGACCAATCTGACCAACACGGCGGTCGGCTCCATAGTTTCCACCCTGCACAACAAAAACCTGCTCAAGATCTCCGGCAAGCGGCACGACGGCCAGCGCGGCCAGCCCGCGACCCTCTACCAGCTCGAACCCGAAGGCGCCTTCAGCATCGGCGTCCGGGTCGACCGGAACTTCATCCAGACCATCCTCATCGACTTCGAGGGCACGGTGCTTTCGCGCCTGTCACACGAGCTGATACTGCCAAAGCCGGAAACAGCTTTGCAAATCATCCTCGACGATGTAAATTTGTTATTGGATAACCTTTCGCAAATTCAGCGCCGCCGCCTGTCAGGCATCGGCCTTGCGCAGCCGTACAACCTGGACAGCTGGCTGATTGAGCTCTCACTGCCGCACGAGGACTTCAGCCAATGGAGAACGTACAATCTTGCAGAGCAGATAGAGGATGCCACCTCGATTCCCGTGAGCTGCGAAAACGACGTCACGGCAGCCTCCATCGCGGAGCTCTTCTATGGCGTGGGCCGGGAGA from Oceanidesulfovibrio marinus includes:
- a CDS encoding NADH-quinone oxidoreductase subunit N encodes the protein MNDILIFSPHLVLTLGILLCFGLGVVFKWPRGLYAITLCVTILAGTMALLAYPGPPPVNTGLRSMLATGPLSAYFLPLLCALSTVILLLFGPYLKREGHAHEDELYALFLSALLGGLLLAGGRSWLAFFLGLELLSLPLYVLIALRKTDAGGNEASMKYFAMGATASAVLLFGIALIYAGSGTLDIAASLGQPEGAATVLLGLGMVIAGLAFKLSIAPFHLWAPDVYRGAPAPVAALLTSSVKAAAAAGLLRIALAMSPPLVMDPPLWPATVPMLWALAALTMLAANLAALVQTSVKRMLGFSSAAHMGYMLMGILCVREAGPGPVMYYAAALAVMDLGAFGALTLLDSQKDVAVDSLDSLHGLGRARPWAAALLAISLAALAGLPPTAGFTGKLLLFRATLVGGYDWLAFIGIAGAAVSVFYYLRALAALYIEDTQTRYNAERLIVSSGVAVFLVMVALIGLGLLPSPVLHAATLLLHP
- a CDS encoding ROK family transcriptional regulator, which codes for MPKKPPVPEFLPRYNERRVLQVVRRMGEASKADLARQTNLTNTAVGSIVSTLHNKNLLKISGKRHDGQRGQPATLYQLEPEGAFSIGVRVDRNFIQTILIDFEGTVLSRLSHELILPKPETALQIILDDVNLLLDNLSQIQRRRLSGIGLAQPYNLDSWLIELSLPHEDFSQWRTYNLAEQIEDATSIPVSCENDVTAASIAELFYGVGREIDDYTYVFLGPGIGGAIVINGESIRGSNGNAGDIGLMPVPPAGLSSAPKPKGEWDILLNRASINTLIRHLHASGHEVLSFDDVNVLVSGQDAAVNEWMDDCVTALAPVIWSSTALLDSPVVVFGTDLNNAFISQVIAKLERELESTAPEARTPPTLLPGSFGSDAEAMGAANLPFFYHFSTQNHAV